From Haliotis asinina isolate JCU_RB_2024 chromosome 8, JCU_Hal_asi_v2, whole genome shotgun sequence, a single genomic window includes:
- the LOC137293577 gene encoding DNA-dependent metalloprotease SPRTN-like, protein MGDPDFEFARQLQEQFDREAANNIVSPPSSARVPVSSKSPLSIVDESWELTDPNPDIRALFLQYNDRFFWGKLAGIEVKWSPRMTLCAGLCVYERRGGLCSVRLSLPLLKLRPRKDLVETLLHEMIHAYLFITNNDRDHDGHGPEFQKHMNRINKETGTSISIYHTFHDEVAEYKKHWWRCDGPCQNRRPYFGYVKRAMNRAPSSNDPWWGDHQRTCGGTYIKVKEPEGYGQKKGKKEKESKTETVIPDKKKVKSPDIRSFWGQGQVTGSKVSSVKKPPSSTVTSSSQFSSNDDPQLPTLPFSFGSMKSSGETNSNKSKSSNVFTDANDAGSLSNRSSSVDMPSREPKPVEGKDEELFEKYEGDLSQRVKQNPVLGNSRIPSRTTGVLVKTIWDQTTSPNPNRKPSSASDGGPQICDINSVDSNSLSDNVIFSGQGHVLGSSQGQGTSFLAQIRRNMNKSDKNKNYSPKPDLSVMRNRSVSPGKTHGSTNKSPGYHKKVSPVKSIKEWFGSETKTTSPSTPKQDSSIKKVKSISSPSKSPQIQETSSVILGNQKSPDNHRKAKTLSVSDDSDNSSPVKPLFKKVNPASNFTSPPYRRISLYNTSTTKPSPSQNSHDVGNSQSSHNEHTASSNRAVTGSKRKHSASSNDVLKKGDAMRSWTRRPHYSSSDDSDIEEILPPTKKSKAENCDSRGSYQIKNADKFSKVKHKGGSASAGKPVGKTKENAKEQSGFGSQRDERGTQASSGGHGQRGDNFSSTNTHDPLACCPVCQTQVLASQINAHLDQCLTFA, encoded by the exons ATGGGAGATCCGGACTTTGAATTCGCTCGCCAGTTGCAAGAACAGTTCGACAGAGAAGCGGCCAATAACATTGTCTCACCGCCATCTTCAGCAAGGGTGCCTGTTTCCTCTAAATCACCATTATCCATTGTCGACGAAAGTTGGGAGCTGACAGATCCCAACCCAGACATTAGAGCCTTGTTCCTTCAGTACAACGATCGATTTTTCTGGGGAAAATTAGCCGGAATTGAGGTCAAATGGAGTCCAAGAATGACTTT ATGTGCTGGATTATGTGTGTATGAAAGACGAGGAGGACTGTGTTCTGTTCGACTGAGTTTGCCACTACTGAAACTGAGACCGAGGAAAGACCTTGTTGAAACATTACTG CATGAGATGATTCATGCGTATCTGTTCATCACCAACAATGATAGG GATCATGACGGCCATGGCCCAGAGTTCCAGAAACACATGAACAGAATCAACAAGGAAACAGGAACGAGTATCTCA ATCTATCACACTTTCCATGATGAGGTGGCAGAGTATAAGAAACACTGGTGGCGATGTGATGGGCCATGTCAGAACAGGCGTCCATACTTTGGTTATGTCAAGCGTGCCATGAACAGAGCACCCTCGTCCAATGACCCCTGGTGGGGGGACCATCAGAGGACGTGCGGCGGGACATACATCAAGGTGAAGGAGCCTGAGGGGTATGGACAGAAGAAGGGCAAGAAGGAAAAAGAAAGCAAGACTGAAACTGTTATTCCTG ATAAGAAAAAAGTCAAGAGTCCTGATATCAGAAGTTTCTGGGGCCAAGGCCAGGTGACTGGGTCCAAGGTCTCATCGGTGAAAAAGCCTCCCTCTAGTACAGTGACATCGTCCAGTCAATTTTCTTCCAATGATGATCCACAGCTTCCTACTCTTCCATTTAGTTTTGGAAGTATGAAGTCATCAGGAGAGACAAATTCAAACAAAAGCAAAAGTTCTAATGTTTTCACAGATGCAAATGATGCTGGGTCACTAAGTAACAGATCAAGTTCTGTGGACATGCCATCTAGGGAACCAAAGCCAGTTGAGGGAAAAGATGAagaattatttgaaaaatatgaaggAGATTTGTCACAAAGAGTTAAACAAAACCCTGTTCTTGGTAATTCCAGAATACCAAGTCGAACAACAGGAGTTCTGGTAAAAACTATTTGGGACCAAACCACAAGCCCTAACCCAAACAGGAAGCCTAGCTCAGCTTCTGATGGGGGACCTCAAATATGTGATATCAATTCTGTTGACTCTAATAGTTTGTCAGACAATGTTATATTCTCAGGTCAAGGCCATGTCCTTGGTAGTTCTCAAGGTCAAGGAACTAGCTTTCTTGCACAAATTCGACGAAATATGAACAAATCAGACAAGAATAAGAACTATTCACCCAAACCTGACTTGAGTGTTATGAGAAATAGATCTGTCAGCCCTGGCAAGACTCATGGAAGTACAAACAAATCACCTGGTTACCACAAGAAAGTTAGTCCTGTCAAGTCTATCAAAGAATGGTTTGGATCTGAAACTAAAACAACCTCTCCCAGCACTCCAAAACAGGACAGTTCCATAAAGAAGGTGAAATCAATCAGTTCCCCTTCAAAAAGTCCTCAGATTCAAGAAACATCATCTGTTATTCTAGGTAATCAAAAATCACCAGACAATCACAGAAAGGCCAAGACACTGTCTGTGTCAGATGACAGTGACAATTCAAGCCCAGTAAAACCACTGTTCAAAAAAGTTAATCCTGCTTCAAATTTCACATCCCCACCCTATAGAAGAATATCCTTGTACAATACTTCCACGACCAAACCCAGTCCCAGTCAAAATAGCCATGATGTGGGGAATAGTCAATCTTCCCATAATGAACACACAGCAAGTTCAAATAGAGCTGTTACGGGCTCTAAGAGGAAACATTCCGCCAGTTCCAATGATGTTTTAAAGAAAGGTGATGCCATGAGGTCATGGACAAGACGACCACACTATTCTTCTTCTGACGATAGTGACATTGAAGAAATTTTACCACCAACCAAGAAAAGTAAGGCTGAGAACTGTGACAGTCGTGGTTCTTACCAAATAAAAAATGCTGACAAATTCAGCAAAGTCAAACACAAAGGTGGCTCTGCAAGTGCTGGAAAGCCTGTAGGAAAGACAAAAGAGAATGCTAAAGAGCAAAGTGGTTTCGGTAGTCAAAGAGATGAAAGAGGCACCCAGGCTTCAAGTGGAGGACATGgtcaaaggggagataactttaGCAGCACAAATACACACGATCCACTGGCGTGTTGTCCAGTGTGCCAAACTCAGGTCCTTGCCTCACAGATAAATGCTCACCTAGATCAGTGCCTTACATTTGCCTGA